One region of Haloprofundus salilacus genomic DNA includes:
- a CDS encoding HAD family hydrolase, whose amino-acid sequence MTSDALEGTNSTDAPDFDGYDAVVYDLDGTLVDLLVDWNRAAVDAETLFAEAGVDASGMDLWAMLDLADERGIRDEIGRLLADHERNGARNSTKMALADGVADHAVPVGVCSLNCEDACRIALDVHGLAEHVDSVVGRDSVATRKPDPEPLLATLRELGVDPENALFVGDSARDERTAERAGVAFRYVDGGPSGV is encoded by the coding sequence ATGACTTCAGACGCTCTCGAAGGGACGAACTCCACCGACGCGCCCGACTTCGACGGGTACGACGCCGTCGTCTACGACCTCGACGGGACGCTCGTCGACCTGCTCGTCGATTGGAACCGAGCGGCGGTCGACGCCGAGACCCTCTTCGCAGAAGCCGGTGTCGACGCCTCGGGCATGGACCTCTGGGCGATGCTTGACCTGGCCGACGAGCGGGGCATCCGCGACGAAATCGGGCGCCTCCTCGCCGATCACGAGCGCAACGGCGCGCGCAACTCGACCAAAATGGCGCTGGCCGACGGCGTCGCCGACCACGCCGTCCCCGTCGGCGTCTGCTCGCTCAACTGCGAGGACGCCTGCCGCATAGCGCTCGACGTACACGGTCTCGCCGAACACGTCGACAGCGTCGTCGGCCGCGACTCGGTGGCGACGCGGAAACCAGACCCGGAACCGCTGCTGGCGACGCTTCGAGAACTGGGCGTCGACCCGGAGAACGCGCTGTTCGTCGGCGACTCGGCGCGCGACGAGCGAACCGCCGAGCGCGCGGGCGTCGCGTTTCGGTACGTGGACGGCGGGCCGTCGGGCGTCTAA
- a CDS encoding CDC48 family AAA ATPase, which translates to MNLTVKPLKQKDAGRGLAAIDKQVAEEMGLEGGDFIRIEGRESAAIARVWPGYPEDRGSGVIRIDGRLRQQANVGIDDRVTVEKADVKPAQRVTVALPQRLGIRGNIDALIRRELGGHPVTTGQTVRLPLGFGFMSNQSQAVPLKIASTQPSGTVVINDSTTVEISEKPAEQIREGASGGSGSGPDVTYEDIGGLEGELEQVREMIELPMRHPELFKRLGIEPPKGVLLHGPPGTGKTLIAKAVANEIDAEFHTISGPEIMSKYYGESEEQLRDVFEEATEDAPAIIFMDELDSIAAKREEAGGDVERRVVAQLLSLMDGLEERGQVVVIGATNRVDAIDPALRRGGRFDREIEIGVPDRDGRKEILQVHTRNMPLADGIDLDVYADNTHGFVGADLESLAKESAMTALRRIRPELDLDAEEIDAEVLQSLQVTESDFREALKGIEPSALREVFVEVPDVTWEDVGGLEDTKERLRETIQWPLEYPEVFQTMDMAAAKGVLLYGPPGTGKTLLAKAVANESESNFISVKGPELLNKFVGESEKGVREVFSKARENAPTVVFFDEIDAIATERGRNSGDSGVSERVVSQLLTELDGLEALEDVVVVATTNRPDLIDSALLRPGRLDRHVHVPVPDEEARRKILGVHTQHKPLADDVDLDRIARRTEGYVGADLEALAREAAMAASREFIRSVTREEVDDSVGNVRITMDHFEEGLEQVSPSVTQETRERYDEIEQRFGTADIERKSDEMSRTFQ; encoded by the coding sequence ATGAATCTCACAGTCAAACCACTCAAACAGAAAGACGCCGGCCGCGGTCTGGCCGCCATCGACAAGCAGGTCGCCGAGGAGATGGGTCTCGAAGGCGGCGACTTCATCCGCATCGAAGGCCGAGAGAGCGCGGCTATCGCCCGCGTCTGGCCAGGTTACCCAGAGGACCGCGGGTCGGGAGTCATCCGCATCGACGGCCGACTCCGCCAGCAGGCGAACGTCGGCATCGACGACCGCGTGACGGTCGAAAAAGCAGACGTGAAGCCCGCCCAGCGGGTCACCGTCGCCCTCCCGCAGCGCCTCGGCATCCGCGGGAACATCGACGCGCTCATCCGCCGCGAGCTCGGCGGTCACCCCGTAACCACGGGCCAGACGGTACGCCTCCCGCTCGGCTTCGGCTTCATGTCGAACCAGAGCCAGGCGGTGCCGCTGAAGATCGCGTCGACGCAGCCGTCGGGAACGGTCGTCATCAACGACTCGACGACGGTCGAGATAAGCGAGAAGCCCGCCGAGCAGATCCGCGAAGGTGCCAGCGGCGGCTCTGGCTCCGGTCCCGACGTGACGTACGAGGACATCGGCGGTCTCGAAGGCGAACTCGAACAGGTCCGCGAGATGATCGAACTGCCGATGCGCCACCCGGAGCTGTTCAAACGCCTCGGTATCGAACCGCCGAAAGGCGTGCTGCTGCACGGGCCGCCGGGGACCGGTAAGACGCTCATCGCGAAAGCCGTCGCCAACGAGATCGACGCCGAGTTCCACACCATCTCCGGGCCGGAGATCATGTCGAAGTATTACGGCGAGTCCGAAGAGCAACTGCGCGACGTATTCGAGGAGGCCACCGAGGACGCGCCCGCCATTATCTTCATGGACGAGCTCGACTCCATCGCCGCCAAGCGCGAGGAGGCGGGCGGCGACGTCGAGCGCCGCGTGGTGGCGCAACTACTCTCGCTGATGGATGGTCTCGAAGAGCGCGGTCAGGTCGTCGTCATCGGCGCGACCAACCGCGTCGACGCCATCGACCCGGCGCTTCGCCGCGGCGGGCGCTTCGACCGCGAGATCGAGATCGGCGTGCCGGACCGCGATGGCCGCAAGGAGATCCTGCAGGTCCACACGCGGAACATGCCGCTGGCCGACGGCATCGACCTCGACGTGTACGCCGACAACACTCACGGCTTCGTCGGCGCTGACCTCGAATCGCTCGCCAAGGAATCGGCGATGACCGCGCTCCGGCGCATCCGTCCGGAGTTGGACCTCGACGCCGAGGAGATAGACGCCGAGGTGCTCCAGTCGCTGCAGGTCACCGAGAGCGACTTCCGCGAGGCGCTGAAGGGCATCGAACCCTCCGCACTCCGCGAGGTGTTCGTCGAGGTGCCCGACGTGACGTGGGAGGACGTCGGCGGTCTCGAAGACACGAAAGAGCGCCTCCGCGAGACCATCCAGTGGCCGCTAGAGTACCCCGAGGTGTTCCAGACGATGGACATGGCCGCCGCGAAGGGCGTCTTGCTGTACGGTCCGCCCGGAACCGGCAAGACGCTGCTGGCGAAAGCCGTCGCCAACGAGTCCGAGTCGAACTTTATCTCGGTGAAAGGGCCTGAACTGCTGAACAAGTTCGTCGGCGAGTCCGAGAAGGGCGTCCGCGAAGTGTTCAGCAAGGCCCGCGAGAACGCCCCGACGGTGGTGTTCTTCGACGAGATAGACGCCATCGCGACCGAACGCGGCCGCAACAGCGGCGACTCGGGCGTCTCCGAGCGCGTCGTCTCCCAGCTCCTGACCGAGTTAGACGGTCTCGAAGCGCTCGAAGACGTGGTCGTCGTCGCGACGACGAACCGGCCGGACCTCATCGACTCAGCGCTCTTGCGCCCGGGTCGACTCGACCGGCACGTCCACGTGCCGGTGCCCGACGAGGAGGCGCGCCGGAAGATTCTGGGCGTCCACACCCAGCACAAACCGCTGGCCGACGACGTGGACCTCGACAGAATCGCCCGCCGCACCGAGGGCTACGTCGGCGCCGACCTCGAAGCGCTCGCCCGCGAGGCGGCGATGGCCGCCAGTCGGGAGTTCATCCGGAGCGTCACGCGCGAGGAAGTCGACGACTCCGTCGGCAACGTCCGCATCACAATGGACCACTTCGAGGAAGGACTCGAACAGGTCAGTCCGAGCGTGACCCAAGAGACGCGCGAGCGCTACGACGAGATCGAACAGCGCTTCGGCACCGCCGACATCGAGCGCAAGTCCGACGAGATGAGCCGAACGTTTCAGTAG
- a CDS encoding acyl-CoA dehydrogenase family protein yields the protein MATTGADSSLTGEQRAIRDVVREFAVEEIRPTARSADETETFPEEVWDGLADLDLTGLTVPEEYGGFDADRTTYSIVNEEVAYGQLAVATALSVHCLATECIAAFGTDEQKEKWLPDMARGRPVGMFALSEPQAGSNPAQMETTAVLDGDEYVVNGDKQWITNGERGEVCILFAKTDPDDPSSVTQFLVPKDAGVEVGQKEKKLGLRASDTTGLKFDDVRIPAENRLTEEGKGLSAAFRILTGGRVGIASQAVGLAQSALDEAREYAHEREQFDKPIASIQTIRHKFADMATQVHASRLMVREAARQEDAGEDNRVAAAMAKYHASEAAVDVTNEAVQIHGGYGYVTEFDVERLYRDSKITTIYEGTSEIQKEIIARGVLDD from the coding sequence ATGGCAACTACAGGGGCGGACTCGTCACTCACCGGCGAGCAGCGAGCCATCCGCGACGTCGTTCGGGAGTTCGCCGTCGAAGAGATTCGACCCACCGCGCGGTCGGCCGACGAGACCGAAACCTTCCCCGAGGAGGTGTGGGATGGACTGGCAGACCTCGATCTGACGGGTCTCACCGTCCCCGAGGAGTACGGCGGTTTCGACGCCGACCGGACGACCTACAGCATCGTCAACGAGGAGGTAGCTTACGGCCAACTTGCCGTGGCGACGGCGCTGTCGGTCCACTGCCTCGCCACCGAGTGCATCGCCGCCTTCGGCACCGACGAGCAGAAGGAAAAGTGGCTACCCGACATGGCGCGCGGGCGCCCGGTCGGCATGTTCGCGCTGTCGGAACCGCAGGCAGGGTCGAACCCCGCGCAGATGGAGACGACGGCCGTCCTCGACGGCGACGAGTATGTCGTCAACGGCGACAAGCAGTGGATCACGAACGGCGAGCGCGGCGAGGTCTGCATCCTCTTCGCGAAGACCGACCCCGACGACCCCTCGTCGGTGACGCAGTTCCTCGTCCCCAAGGACGCCGGTGTCGAAGTCGGCCAAAAGGAGAAGAAACTCGGCCTCCGCGCCAGCGACACGACTGGATTGAAGTTCGACGACGTGCGCATTCCCGCCGAGAATCGGCTCACGGAGGAAGGAAAGGGCCTCTCCGCCGCGTTCCGGATTCTGACCGGCGGCCGCGTCGGCATCGCGTCGCAGGCCGTCGGTCTCGCGCAATCTGCGCTCGACGAGGCCCGAGAGTACGCCCACGAGCGCGAGCAGTTCGACAAACCCATCGCCTCCATCCAGACCATCCGCCACAAGTTCGCCGACATGGCGACGCAGGTCCACGCGTCGCGGCTGATGGTCCGCGAAGCGGCCCGGCAGGAAGACGCTGGAGAAGACAACCGCGTCGCCGCCGCGATGGCGAAGTACCACGCGAGCGAGGCGGCCGTCGACGTGACGAACGAGGCGGTCCAGATCCACGGCGGCTACGGCTACGTCACCGAGTTCGACGTCGAGCGCCTCTACCGCGACTCGAAGATCACGACCATCTACGAGGGGACCAGCGAGATCCAGAAGGAGATCATCGCCCGCGGCGTGCTCGACGACTGA
- a CDS encoding DUF5822 domain-containing protein, which translates to MQPVERSNPEGVDFGWVMQVTFVTTILVGAPVVAALSTTVALPTWESRVSFAVRVGAIIWILVALGVYAYARRTEAGDGGSKARKSDDSSE; encoded by the coding sequence GTGCAACCCGTCGAGCGCTCGAACCCCGAAGGTGTCGACTTCGGGTGGGTGATGCAGGTGACGTTCGTCACGACGATTCTCGTCGGCGCGCCGGTCGTCGCCGCGCTGTCGACGACCGTCGCGTTGCCGACGTGGGAGTCGCGCGTCTCCTTCGCCGTCCGCGTCGGCGCGATTATCTGGATTCTCGTCGCGCTCGGCGTCTACGCGTACGCCCGGCGGACGGAGGCGGGCGACGGCGGGTCGAAGGCGCGAAAGTCGGACGATTCGTCGGAGTGA
- a CDS encoding alpha/beta fold hydrolase, which translates to MEQLSHHGRRTAYRVSDRVDADSSDGASGAGLLCIHGSGGSHGVWKSQFRLADDRHVAALDLSGHGESDDADADAGYETLSVYVADVVAVAEETDCRVLVGNSLGGAVAMQAALDRELDLDALVLTGTGAKLTVLDDLLVWLEEDFDRAVEFLHGEDRLFHDTDERYLDLSREAMREAGQAVTRRDFLSCHRFDVRDRLSEVEVPTLAVVGEHDKLTPSWYHEFLADEIPDAKMVTVDDAAHLAMLEQPAAFNDAVSGFLDGWGL; encoded by the coding sequence ATGGAGCAACTCTCACATCACGGCCGTCGGACGGCCTACCGAGTGTCGGACCGCGTCGACGCGGACAGTTCCGACGGTGCAAGCGGCGCAGGACTGCTGTGCATCCACGGCAGCGGCGGTTCGCACGGCGTCTGGAAATCGCAGTTCAGACTCGCGGACGACCGCCACGTCGCCGCGCTGGATTTGAGCGGGCACGGCGAGAGCGACGACGCAGACGCCGACGCCGGCTACGAGACGCTCTCGGTGTACGTCGCCGACGTCGTCGCCGTCGCCGAGGAGACCGACTGCCGAGTGCTCGTCGGCAACTCCCTCGGCGGCGCGGTGGCGATGCAGGCCGCGCTCGACCGGGAACTCGACCTGGACGCGCTCGTGTTAACGGGGACGGGGGCGAAACTCACCGTCCTCGACGATCTGTTGGTGTGGCTCGAGGAGGACTTCGACCGCGCCGTCGAGTTCCTCCACGGGGAGGACCGCCTGTTCCACGACACCGACGAGCGCTATCTCGACCTCTCGCGGGAGGCGATGCGCGAGGCCGGGCAGGCAGTCACCCGCCGCGACTTCCTGAGCTGTCACCGCTTCGACGTGCGTGACCGCCTCTCGGAGGTCGAGGTGCCGACGCTCGCCGTCGTCGGCGAACACGACAAACTGACGCCGTCGTGGTACCACGAGTTCCTCGCCGACGAGATTCCCGACGCCAAGATGGTCACCGTCGACGACGCCGCGCATCTGGCGATGCTAGAGCAACCGGCGGCGTTCAACGACGCGGTTTCGGGGTTCTTGGATGGGTGGGGGCTATAG
- a CDS encoding DUF2298 domain-containing protein has product MNAALLSLRWLLLLLLLGLVSLPISRRLFPRTPDRGASFGFTVSLTVFGLVAFWVGHVSLWPWGLVAAVVSLVALSVLTRRFLPAPERPVDWRRCAEVAGVFGLAFGFMLFLRALDPGIVPAGGEKFLDFGLLKALLRTDALPPEDIWFAGESIRYYYGSYLLTALLTRLTATPPNVAYNVGLAGFYATLVVTAYGLTGALADARGRSARLGGAVGAFLTAFAGNLATPIRVSTALLPREFVARYGHILFGGIRAPYEDVVTQYQSPTEFTHWYGRYVIPNTPDVFPMWTYVNGDFRAHMVGASFLLLFVALCFAYFRTPKVERRRRRALAFVAMPAVAAIVGLISTWALPTTVGLAALALLFADASSLSLLPRVLVARVERSKSAANWPFREGGRTALATGLGVSVGIVGAVLIAPALLRSPSNEGLGFLPPRSGLGGLLLVHGAFLGIFALFLAPRVREALPSVSRRTVVTVGAVGIVAFAGLVAADLAAVALFVPPLFVGWYLLRGRNAGGYETVLMIAGLGIVLAVEFVYADVWPYSPGAPRWNTVYKAYMQVWLFWGVAAGAMVAEILGRARERVVTGRSLSVGPNADKVAAVLAVVLVVLAGTFGALSSLDRIDRAAGDDPTHLGLSLDGTAYVETYHPHEAQAIDWLDEREGTPTMVSRPAPGTYQWYNAPSAMTGVPTVAGWEHVAGYHGREAYGSRVTAVNAIYESEWIDSKWLLQQYEVEYIYYGPVEREAYGERDFSQYEGVSVAYENEGVTIYEVDQSAWDDSEE; this is encoded by the coding sequence GTGAACGCCGCCCTCCTCTCCCTCCGTTGGCTACTGCTATTGCTCCTGCTCGGCCTGGTTTCGCTCCCGATTTCGCGTCGGCTGTTTCCGCGCACGCCGGACCGCGGCGCGTCGTTCGGCTTCACCGTCTCGCTGACCGTCTTCGGACTGGTCGCGTTCTGGGTCGGGCACGTCTCGCTGTGGCCGTGGGGACTCGTCGCCGCTGTCGTCTCGCTCGTCGCGCTCTCGGTGCTTACGAGACGGTTCCTCCCCGCCCCCGAGCGACCGGTCGATTGGCGACGCTGCGCGGAAGTCGCGGGCGTGTTCGGACTCGCGTTCGGATTCATGCTGTTTCTCCGCGCGCTCGATCCGGGTATCGTTCCAGCCGGCGGCGAGAAGTTTCTCGACTTCGGACTGCTGAAGGCGCTGCTGCGGACCGACGCGCTTCCGCCCGAGGACATCTGGTTCGCCGGCGAATCGATTCGGTACTACTACGGAAGTTACCTGCTGACGGCGCTTCTGACCCGTCTCACCGCGACGCCGCCGAACGTCGCGTACAACGTCGGACTCGCCGGATTCTATGCGACACTCGTCGTCACCGCCTACGGTCTCACCGGGGCACTCGCCGACGCGAGAGGACGCTCCGCCCGTCTCGGCGGCGCAGTCGGCGCGTTTCTCACCGCGTTCGCCGGAAACCTCGCGACGCCGATTCGCGTCTCGACGGCGCTGCTTCCTCGCGAGTTCGTCGCCCGGTACGGCCACATCCTCTTCGGTGGGATTCGCGCCCCCTACGAGGACGTAGTGACGCAGTATCAGTCGCCGACGGAGTTCACGCACTGGTACGGGCGCTACGTCATCCCGAACACGCCCGACGTGTTTCCGATGTGGACCTACGTCAACGGCGACTTCCGCGCGCACATGGTCGGCGCGTCGTTTCTCCTCCTGTTCGTGGCGCTCTGCTTCGCGTACTTCCGAACGCCCAAAGTCGAGCGTCGACGTCGCCGCGCCCTCGCCTTCGTCGCGATGCCGGCAGTAGCCGCTATCGTCGGTCTCATCAGCACATGGGCGCTCCCGACGACGGTCGGTCTCGCGGCCCTAGCGCTGCTGTTCGCGGACGCGTCGTCGCTCTCGCTGCTGCCGCGCGTACTCGTCGCGAGAGTCGAACGGTCGAAAAGCGCCGCGAACTGGCCGTTCCGCGAGGGCGGTCGGACCGCGCTGGCCACCGGCCTCGGCGTCTCGGTCGGCATCGTCGGGGCGGTGCTTATCGCGCCCGCGCTCCTCCGGTCGCCCTCGAACGAGGGACTCGGCTTCCTGCCGCCTCGAAGCGGTCTCGGCGGTCTGCTGCTCGTCCACGGCGCGTTCCTTGGCATCTTCGCGCTGTTTCTCGCGCCGCGGGTTCGCGAGGCGCTGCCGTCCGTCTCGCGTCGCACCGTCGTCACAGTAGGCGCGGTCGGCATCGTCGCCTTCGCCGGTCTGGTCGCAGCTGACCTCGCCGCAGTGGCCCTGTTCGTGCCCCCGCTTTTCGTCGGTTGGTACCTGCTCCGCGGCCGCAACGCCGGCGGCTACGAGACGGTGTTGATGATCGCCGGTCTCGGCATCGTGCTGGCCGTCGAGTTCGTTTACGCCGACGTGTGGCCGTACTCGCCCGGCGCGCCGCGGTGGAACACGGTGTACAAGGCGTACATGCAGGTGTGGCTGTTCTGGGGTGTCGCCGCCGGGGCGATGGTCGCCGAGATTCTCGGCCGGGCGCGCGAGCGAGTCGTTACGGGTCGGAGCCTGTCGGTCGGTCCGAACGCCGACAAAGTCGCCGCCGTCCTCGCCGTCGTACTGGTCGTACTCGCGGGGACGTTCGGCGCGCTATCCTCGCTCGACCGCATCGACCGCGCTGCGGGCGACGACCCGACCCACCTCGGCCTCTCGCTCGACGGCACCGCGTACGTCGAGACGTACCACCCGCACGAGGCGCAGGCCATCGACTGGTTGGACGAACGCGAGGGCACGCCGACGATGGTCTCGCGGCCAGCGCCGGGGACGTACCAGTGGTACAACGCTCCCTCTGCGATGACCGGGGTGCCGACCGTCGCCGGGTGGGAGCACGTCGCCGGATACCACGGCCGGGAGGCGTATGGGTCGCGCGTGACCGCCGTGAACGCCATCTACGAGAGCGAGTGGATCGACTCGAAGTGGTTGCTCCAGCAGTACGAGGTGGAGTACATCTACTACGGGCCGGTCGAACGCGAGGCGTACGGCGAGCGCGACTTCTCGCAGTACGAGGGCGTCTCAGTGGCGTACGAGAACGAGGGCGTGACGATTTACGAGGTGGACCAGTCGGCGTGGGACGACTCCGAAGAGTGA
- a CDS encoding Hsp20/alpha crystallin family protein, protein MNLQQSAGGERFIRRYEYDDSWVIAAELGVADDAIDVDVVGTTAIVVVDHGDQATETEFEFELPGADATVETNNGVLTITVRK, encoded by the coding sequence ATGAATCTTCAACAATCAGCTGGCGGTGAACGGTTTATCCGCCGATACGAGTACGACGACAGTTGGGTCATCGCCGCCGAACTCGGCGTGGCCGACGATGCCATCGACGTGGACGTGGTTGGAACGACGGCCATCGTCGTCGTCGACCACGGCGACCAAGCGACGGAAACCGAGTTCGAGTTCGAACTCCCCGGAGCGGACGCAACAGTTGAGACCAACAACGGTGTACTGACGATAACGGTCCGAAAATGA
- a CDS encoding helix-turn-helix domain-containing protein → MAKYSTGSGGGGGNGGSCELCGKESTKLRQENVAGATLMVCPDCASHGENRSKERKHRDQSRGRDESEPSRKKRAAQRAAKMYDAGKGDSKHWEKGGTNYERDRLPYLVRDYGDRVTDAREETGLTTGDLAAELDIDERDLVAVEEGRATRAGVGGSVVRKLEDRLGVELTDE, encoded by the coding sequence ATGGCCAAATACTCCACCGGAAGCGGAGGCGGCGGAGGCAACGGGGGGAGCTGCGAACTCTGTGGCAAAGAGAGTACGAAGCTCCGCCAAGAGAACGTCGCCGGTGCGACACTCATGGTCTGTCCGGACTGCGCCAGCCACGGCGAGAACCGGAGCAAAGAGCGGAAGCACCGCGACCAGTCGCGCGGCCGCGACGAGAGCGAACCCAGCCGGAAAAAACGCGCCGCCCAGCGCGCAGCTAAGATGTACGACGCCGGGAAAGGCGATTCGAAGCACTGGGAGAAGGGAGGGACCAACTACGAGCGCGACCGCCTCCCGTACCTCGTTCGCGACTACGGCGACCGCGTCACCGACGCCCGAGAGGAGACCGGACTCACGACGGGCGATCTCGCGGCCGAACTCGATATCGACGAACGCGACCTCGTCGCGGTCGAGGAAGGGCGGGCGACACGCGCGGGCGTCGGCGGCTCGGTCGTCCGAAAACTCGAAGACCGACTCGGCGTCGAACTGACCGACGAGTAG
- the panB gene encoding 3-methyl-2-oxobutanoate hydroxymethyltransferase encodes MPTVRDIRAMAGEETITMLTAYDAPTAAVADDTGIDILLIGDSMGNTALGYESTLPVTVEEVASRTGAVARATEDALVVADMPFLSFGVDDAESIENCGRMLKEADADAVKLESGPHTVELTERLAQLGIPVMAHLGLTPQQVKSVGYARQGTSPEAAKEILELARAHEEAGAFSLVLEHVPANLAARVTDELEIPIIGIGAGPDCDGQVLVVDDVLGLSDYTPPFATQFGDVRAEMVSAISSYREAVENGDFPAKEHSHVEEELDELY; translated from the coding sequence ATGCCAACGGTTCGGGACATCCGCGCGATGGCGGGCGAGGAGACGATAACGATGCTGACCGCGTACGACGCGCCGACGGCAGCCGTCGCCGACGACACCGGTATCGACATCCTCCTCATCGGCGACAGCATGGGCAACACGGCACTCGGCTACGAGTCGACGCTCCCGGTGACCGTCGAGGAAGTGGCGAGTCGGACGGGTGCGGTCGCCCGCGCCACCGAGGACGCGCTCGTCGTCGCAGACATGCCGTTTCTCTCCTTCGGCGTCGACGACGCCGAAAGCATCGAGAACTGCGGCCGGATGCTCAAGGAAGCCGACGCCGACGCGGTGAAGCTGGAGAGCGGTCCGCACACCGTCGAACTCACCGAACGGCTCGCGCAACTCGGTATCCCGGTGATGGCACATCTCGGGCTGACACCGCAACAGGTGAAGTCGGTCGGCTACGCCCGACAGGGTACCTCCCCGGAGGCGGCCAAAGAGATTCTCGAACTCGCCCGCGCCCACGAGGAGGCGGGCGCGTTCTCGCTCGTCCTCGAACACGTCCCCGCGAACCTCGCCGCCCGCGTCACCGACGAATTGGAGATTCCGATCATTGGCATCGGCGCGGGACCGGACTGCGACGGACAGGTGCTCGTTGTCGACGACGTGCTCGGGCTGAGCGACTACACGCCCCCGTTCGCCACGCAGTTCGGCGACGTGCGCGCGGAGATGGTGTCCGCGATCTCGTCGTACCGCGAGGCGGTCGAAAACGGCGATTTCCCGGCCAAGGAGCACAGCCACGTGGAAGAAGAGTTGGACGAACTCTACTGA
- a CDS encoding alanine--tRNA ligase-related protein, translated as MPATLAPAHPDVRTFETTVDSVDGREVTLSKTYFYAESGGQPADRGALDGVRVADVQSRDGDIVHVLDEPPAFEAGDTISARIDDEFRTYCMRAHTASHVLYGAGRGLLADLGYGGFDISPEKVRVDFTTTTDIDDETLVELERRVNRVVWESRPVTWEQRSLENALDDPNIAFNTKTEEGVMADADAIRVVTVGAPTRRGDTGDGGECGGDGPWDVAACGGTHVSNTREIGPVEVLSRSNPGEGMTRVEFAVGPNAVERRAAVKRAALDAAREVGTSVTELPAFVAKLRSDKEELAAELREAKTAMLAADLDSLPAVERDGSTWRVGVVSGVGPNDVGDELQSRVGDGTDAVAVAGEQGSTFVVVATDGEVNAGGVVDEITDEFGGGGGGSPTFAQGGGLSASPEDVAESLREP; from the coding sequence ATGCCTGCCACGCTCGCACCCGCCCACCCCGACGTCCGGACGTTCGAGACGACCGTCGACTCCGTCGACGGCCGCGAGGTTACGCTCTCGAAGACGTACTTCTACGCCGAGAGCGGCGGCCAACCCGCCGACCGAGGCGCGCTCGACGGCGTCCGCGTCGCCGACGTGCAGAGCCGAGACGGCGACATCGTCCACGTGCTCGACGAACCGCCCGCCTTCGAGGCCGGCGACACCATCTCCGCACGCATCGACGACGAGTTCAGAACCTACTGCATGCGGGCGCACACGGCGAGCCACGTCCTCTACGGCGCAGGCCGCGGTCTGCTCGCGGACCTCGGCTACGGCGGCTTCGACATCAGCCCTGAGAAAGTGCGCGTCGACTTCACGACGACGACCGACATCGACGACGAGACACTCGTCGAACTCGAGCGGCGGGTCAACCGCGTCGTCTGGGAGTCGCGGCCGGTGACGTGGGAACAGCGATCGCTGGAGAACGCGCTCGACGACCCGAATATCGCGTTCAACACCAAAACCGAGGAGGGCGTCATGGCCGACGCCGACGCGATTCGCGTCGTCACTGTCGGCGCGCCGACGCGGCGAGGTGACACCGGCGACGGCGGAGAATGCGGAGGTGACGGACCGTGGGACGTGGCCGCCTGCGGCGGGACGCACGTCTCGAACACGCGCGAAATCGGCCCGGTCGAAGTACTGAGTCGCTCGAACCCAGGCGAGGGGATGACGCGCGTCGAGTTCGCCGTCGGGCCGAACGCCGTCGAGCGCCGCGCCGCGGTGAAGCGCGCCGCTCTCGACGCTGCCCGAGAGGTGGGTACGAGCGTCACCGAACTCCCTGCGTTCGTCGCCAAACTCCGATCGGACAAAGAGGAACTGGCTGCCGAGTTGCGCGAGGCGAAGACGGCGATGCTCGCCGCAGACCTCGATTCACTGCCGGCGGTCGAACGAGACGGTTCGACGTGGCGTGTCGGCGTCGTCTCCGGCGTCGGCCCGAACGACGTCGGCGACGAGTTGCAGTCGCGCGTCGGCGACGGAACCGACGCCGTCGCCGTCGCGGGCGAACAAGGGTCGACGTTCGTCGTCGTCGCAACCGACGGCGAAGTGAACGCGGGCGGCGTCGTGGACGAAATCACCGACGAGTTCGGCGGCGGCGGGGGCGGCAGTCCGACGTTCGCGCAGGGCGGCGGGCTGTCGGCGTCGCCCGAAGACGTGGCCGAGTCGCTCCGCGAACCATAA